The Larimichthys crocea isolate SSNF chromosome I, L_crocea_2.0, whole genome shotgun sequence genomic interval TTGACTTATGTTGCAGCTCTAGTGACAGAGTTCTCAGGAATCTAATGTGACACCAGTTGATGTGGTGCGCAGTGATAACTCATGCTCACTCATCTTGTTATTGTCTGCTTCTACAGTCACTGCTCTGTAAAGATAGTGAAACAGCCTTTTTACCACCCCCTCTGCCCCCAGGCAGGGACCCCCTTATGAAGGTAATATCCACTGCCATCAGTCATTTACCTGAGACTGGCAGATTTATGACACGTCCAGCTGagaggaagattttttttttttagagatacAGGGGGTagagggaaagaaggaggcaaatGAATGGCTCTTAAGACACAGATAGACCAGTGGGCGGGGACAAAGGCTCCTCTTAGACCTAATTACTTGCAAATTATAAGATTAGAAATTAACTGGCATCAAAGGAGGAATGTGAgtcctttttttcctgtcccTCTGTCCTGAAATCCTCACAGGGTTTCCAGTGTAATATCTGGACTCCATTGTGACCCAGTTTGCTGGAAAACGACAGAAAGTTTgctgaggaaaaaagaaaaaaaaaagtcttcaagTTGCAGGCTGTCTCCCGGGCTTTGATGTTTTGGGAAACATTTGCATTGCCTGTGGGATGTGACAAAGACGAGGATGGTCCTCGGTGTTCCCGGATTATCAGGCGGCCAAATAACTTCTAGCGTTGGAAATACTTCCCTAATTTGTCTTTCAAAGCCTCGCTGACTCTTTGAATGAAATCAATACACGTTGACATCAAAGTGGATCAACGCTGGATCAACACCTTGTGTTAGGTGCGAACTGCACCATGTTATCCATGTAATCCTCTGTTAAGTGTATTCAGTCCATTCTTATTCTAATAGACACTTGTGTGCGCGCTGTTATAAAATCCACCGAGGCTGAGATTTATTAagtgaaatatacaaatgttttctagttattaactaaaaaaagaaaaaaaaggaggaacattcaggtttttgtttttaacttttattttaattaaacattaacaatTCATAAATAGACACTCAAGTATTTATACACTGAGACGACAAAGTGCAAACAGACATTTAACCTCTTATTTAACAGactttataaaatatatttttcatttgggTCCACGGTGTCTCCGTCTAAAGCCGTGTCCCTCCGTACTTTCCCTCCTGGCGCACACATGTTTCACTATAACCTGAGAGCAGTCCTCACAGTTCACCGTGCAGCACCAGTGGAATTTGCAGTTGCAGCTGCTCACTACCTCCGTGCGCTTCTCTTCCACCCTCAGGCCGCATTCATGACACAACCTGCGGCAGCTGCGCCTCTCCCACTGCGTTAAACCCTCTCCGTGCTGCACACACTCCCGTCCCTCTGTACCGTACAACCCCGAGCTGATGTTCTTCTTGCAGTAGTCCGGGGAGTCCTCCAGGTAGATGAGCTCCGTCTGCGCGATGCTGCCGAACGAGTCCACGATGGCACCTCGGTTGTCCGCGCTGTTGCCAGCCCGCATGCGTTTTTTGTCGATGTCCAGTTTTTGCGCTTGGCTGTGCTTGATCTTCAAGTAGTTGCCGATCTCTCTGAAATCTGACAGCTGCATCCAGCAGGTCTGGACAGTGCAGCTCTCGGACATGCCGTGACATCTACAGATGCGCTTCATTGTTGCCTTCACAGCCTGTTGAAAACCAGAGAAAAGTTCATCACTGCGAGTGAACTCGAAAGTGCGTAAAGCCACATAAGTGCGTGTGGTGTGACCGTGACTTACCAGGCGTCCAGCCTCGTTGTTGTGCAGGTTGACAGCAGCCCTGGAGTCCTGACCTGTCTCCTGCGCATCCACGTGCTGTTTGGAAATCCTCTCTCCGAAATCCACGTTGTCACTGCAGCCTCCCCACAACCAGCCACGACCGCCTGCACACAAAATATCACTTATTAAACACGAGCTTTAGTCCTCTAAAGAATGGAAATATCATAACCTTTAAATACTTTCTGTGTACAGCAGACCACAAGGCTTGCATAATGCATGTTGATGTAAAACCTCACCAATTTTTCCGTTATTGGAGACATCACAGCCGCAGTTGTCGAGGTCTCCGAGACTACAGTTCCTGGTCAGAGTGTACATGACCCCCGCTGCACTGATGGCGTGCACGAAAGAAGTCTCTCTGGTAGCTGCGAGtgagaggaaatgaggaaatgaGCAATCACAATATCTCATGTAGGGCAAAGACATTTCAAcaattaataattataacacc includes:
- the LOC104924241 gene encoding protein Wnt-8 produces the protein MNTVNSFLWLLPLLYNMCPGHAWMASNFLMTGPKAYLTYARSVQVGAQTGIEECKHQFAWDRWNCPDSATQLKGLRRATRETSFVHAISAAGVMYTLTRNCSLGDLDNCGCDVSNNGKIGGRGWLWGGCSDNVDFGERISKQHVDAQETGQDSRAAVNLHNNEAGRLAVKATMKRICRCHGMSESCTVQTCWMQLSDFREIGNYLKIKHSQAQKLDIDKKRMRAGNSADNRGAIVDSFGSIAQTELIYLEDSPDYCKKNISSGLYGTEGRECVQHGEGLTQWERRSCRRLCHECGLRVEEKRTEVVSSCNCKFHWCCTVNCEDCSQVIVKHVCARRESTEGHGFRRRHRGPK